In Pseudomonas deceptionensis, a single window of DNA contains:
- a CDS encoding ABC transporter permease, giving the protein MAGNAQLDTSSNPARLLISGDWTLAHYTCLKQQTEQLVGQYDDQTAISLDDVTSIDTAGASLLVELLGAERVNQLTRTAQKLPAADRALLQTIYSSMRDFCVPVKVEEQNIGILLLSRIGSSVYKLWQDTLQLLGFIGLILQTLARNLFRPKQWRITPVVSHIEQIGLNAAPIVVLLTFMVGAVVAFLGATVLANFGAGIFTVDLVAFSFLREFGVLLTAILLAGRTASAFTAQIGSMKANEEIDAIRTLGLDPMDLLVLPRVLALLISLPLLTFLAMMAGILGGAVVCVVSLGISPDMFISLLHSDIGVQNFLVGMVKAPFFAFLIAAVGCLEGFKVSGSAESVGAHTTSSVVQSIFIVIVLDAVAALFFMEMGW; this is encoded by the coding sequence ATGGCGGGCAATGCCCAACTAGACACTTCCAGTAATCCGGCGCGGCTGTTGATAAGCGGCGACTGGACGCTCGCCCATTACACCTGCCTCAAGCAGCAGACCGAGCAACTGGTCGGGCAGTATGACGACCAGACCGCTATCAGCCTGGACGATGTGACCAGTATCGACACGGCCGGTGCGTCGCTGCTGGTGGAGTTGCTGGGTGCCGAGCGCGTCAACCAGCTAACCCGGACGGCACAAAAGCTCCCAGCCGCGGATCGCGCCTTGTTGCAAACGATCTACTCCTCAATGCGCGACTTCTGTGTGCCGGTCAAAGTCGAAGAGCAAAACATCGGCATCCTGTTGTTGAGCCGTATCGGCAGCTCGGTCTACAAGCTGTGGCAAGACACCCTGCAACTGCTGGGTTTTATCGGCCTGATCCTGCAAACCCTGGCGCGCAACCTGTTCCGGCCCAAGCAATGGCGCATCACCCCGGTGGTGTCGCATATCGAGCAGATCGGCCTCAACGCCGCGCCGATTGTGGTGTTGCTGACCTTTATGGTGGGCGCCGTAGTGGCGTTTCTCGGTGCCACGGTGCTGGCCAACTTTGGTGCGGGGATTTTTACCGTTGACCTGGTGGCGTTTTCCTTTCTGCGTGAATTTGGCGTGTTGCTCACCGCCATCCTGCTGGCAGGCCGCACGGCCAGTGCGTTTACCGCGCAAATCGGCTCGATGAAAGCCAACGAAGAGATCGACGCAATCCGCACCCTGGGCCTCGATCCGATGGATTTGCTGGTGCTGCCACGGGTGCTGGCCCTGCTGATTTCCCTGCCGCTGCTGACGTTCCTGGCCATGATGGCGGGCATCCTCGGCGGAGCCGTGGTGTGCGTAGTGTCGCTGGGCATCTCGCCGGACATGTTTATTTCGCTGCTGCACTCGGACATCGGCGTGCAGAACTTTTTGGTGGGCATGGTCAAAGCGCCGTTTTTTGCCTTTCTGATTGCTGCAGTGGGCTGCCTTGAGGGCTTTAAAGTCAGCGGCAGCGCCGAGTCGGTGGGCGCCCACACCACGTCCAGCGTGGTGCAATCGATCTTTATCGTGATCGTCCTCGACGCCGTGGCCGCGTTGTTCTTTATGGAGATGGGCTGGTGA
- a CDS encoding ATP-binding cassette domain-containing protein yields the protein MRKPGEAVIEVRDLCNRFGSQAVHEHLDLDVYKGEILGVVGGSGTGKSVLLRSIVGLRRPTEGQVRVFGQDLMSLDEQARSMVERRFGVLFQMGALFSSLTVKENIALPLIEHAGLSRPDAEHLACVKLALSGLPLSAADKYPSSLSGGMVKRAALARALALDPDILFLDEPTAGLDPIGAAAFDQLILTLRDALGLSVFLVTHDLDTLYTITDRVAVLSQKRVLVAAPITEVEDYDDPWIHEYFHGPRGRAAYEAATHLKEQ from the coding sequence CTGCGCAAGCCCGGCGAGGCAGTGATCGAGGTGCGTGACCTGTGCAACCGCTTTGGTAGCCAGGCCGTGCATGAACACCTCGACCTTGATGTGTACAAAGGTGAAATTCTCGGTGTGGTCGGCGGCTCCGGTACCGGTAAATCCGTGCTGTTGCGCAGTATTGTCGGCCTGCGTCGCCCTACTGAAGGGCAAGTCCGGGTATTTGGCCAGGACTTGATGAGCCTTGATGAACAGGCGCGCTCAATGGTCGAACGACGCTTTGGCGTGCTGTTTCAGATGGGCGCACTGTTTTCTTCGCTGACGGTAAAAGAGAACATCGCCCTGCCCCTGATCGAACACGCGGGGCTGAGCCGACCTGATGCCGAGCACCTGGCGTGCGTCAAGCTGGCGCTGTCGGGGTTACCCCTGTCGGCGGCAGACAAGTACCCGTCCTCGCTGTCCGGCGGCATGGTCAAGCGCGCTGCGCTGGCCCGGGCGCTGGCGCTGGACCCGGACATCCTGTTTCTCGACGAACCCACTGCCGGGCTCGATCCGATCGGTGCGGCGGCCTTCGACCAACTGATTCTGACCCTGCGCGATGCGCTGGGCCTGAGCGTGTTCCTCGTTACCCACGACCTCGACACGCTGTACACCATCACCGACCGGGTGGCGGTGTTGTCGCAAAAACGGGTGCTGGTGGCAGCGCCCATCACGGAGGTCGAAGACTACGACGACCCGTGGATTCATGAATATTTCCATGGCCCCCGTGGCCGCGCCGCATACGAAGCGGCAACCCACCTCAAGGAGCAATGA
- a CDS encoding MlaD family protein, whose product METRAHHVLIGLFSVLVVVGAMLFGLWLAKASMDSTFKDYEVVFNEAVSGLSKGSSVQYNGIKVGDVIELRLDDKDPRRVLARIRLAASTPVKVDTKAKLALTGVTGTSIIQLSGGDPNSPDLKGKDGKLPEIIASPSPIARLLTDGNDLLANVNILLHNANRLFSDDNVDRVSKTLDNLEQTTTAIAGQRGDISQTLKQLAQVGKQASVTLEQTNVLMRNANGLLSTEGKKMFNSAEQAMTSLQQSTSTINKLINNNEDSLNSGLQGLNQLGPAVNELRETLGTLRSISRRLEANPSGYLLGREQNKEFTP is encoded by the coding sequence ATGGAAACCCGTGCCCATCATGTATTGATCGGCCTGTTCAGCGTATTGGTTGTCGTCGGGGCCATGCTGTTCGGCCTGTGGCTGGCCAAGGCGAGCATGGACAGCACGTTCAAGGATTACGAAGTGGTGTTCAACGAAGCCGTCAGCGGCCTGTCCAAAGGCAGCTCGGTGCAATACAACGGCATCAAGGTCGGCGACGTGATCGAGTTGCGCCTGGACGACAAAGACCCGCGCCGCGTACTGGCGCGCATTCGTCTGGCCGCCAGCACCCCGGTCAAGGTCGATACCAAGGCCAAGCTGGCGCTGACCGGTGTGACTGGTACTTCAATCATCCAGCTCAGTGGCGGCGACCCGAACAGCCCGGACCTCAAGGGCAAAGACGGCAAGCTGCCGGAGATTATCGCCTCGCCTTCCCCGATCGCCCGGCTGCTGACCGATGGCAACGACTTGTTGGCCAACGTCAATATATTGCTGCACAACGCCAACCGCCTGTTCTCTGACGACAACGTCGACCGTGTCAGCAAGACTCTGGACAACCTTGAGCAAACCACCACGGCCATTGCCGGCCAGCGCGGCGACATCAGCCAGACGTTGAAACAGCTGGCCCAGGTGGGCAAGCAGGCCAGCGTCACGCTTGAGCAAACCAACGTGCTGATGCGCAACGCCAACGGCCTGTTGAGCACCGAAGGCAAGAAGATGTTCAACAGTGCCGAGCAGGCCATGACTTCGCTGCAGCAGAGCACGTCGACGATCAATAAACTGATCAACAACAACGAGGACTCGCTCAACAGCGGCCTGCAGGGGCTGAATCAGCTCGGCCCTGCGGTCAACGAACTGCGCGAAACCCTCGGTACATTGCGCTCGATCTCGCGGCGCCTGGAAGCCAATCCAAGCGGTTACTTGCTGGGCCGCGAGCAGAACAAGGAATTCACCCCATGA
- a CDS encoding ABC-type transport auxiliary lipoprotein family protein → MKRTYRLAGSIVLAAGLSLLSACSILPKPEIVDVYRLPAAQAPMAVSQSAPVKWSLRLDKPMTTGALNSQNIVVVPEGNLISNYKGARWSDTAPVLLRNRLLEAFLQDGRIQGLSTDDTTVQADYELGGELLAFQTHYNGKSPEVLIQYNARLVRSSDQRVIASKRFEARQPLSNPMVPGVVAGFGQASDTLMPQVVQWVMQQGQAQR, encoded by the coding sequence ATGAAGCGCACCTATCGCCTGGCAGGCTCCATCGTCCTTGCAGCCGGCCTGAGCTTGCTCAGCGCCTGCTCGATTCTGCCCAAACCCGAGATAGTCGACGTGTATCGGCTGCCGGCTGCGCAAGCGCCCATGGCCGTCAGCCAGAGTGCGCCAGTGAAGTGGTCGTTGCGTCTCGACAAGCCGATGACCACTGGCGCGCTGAACAGCCAGAACATCGTGGTGGTGCCAGAGGGCAACCTGATCAGCAACTACAAGGGCGCACGCTGGAGCGATACGGCGCCCGTGCTGCTGCGTAACCGTCTGCTTGAGGCGTTCTTGCAGGATGGCCGGATCCAGGGCCTGAGCACCGATGACACCACCGTGCAGGCCGATTATGAGTTGGGTGGGGAGTTGTTGGCGTTCCAGACGCACTACAACGGCAAAAGCCCTGAAGTGCTGATCCAGTACAACGCCCGTCTGGTGCGCAGCAGCGACCAGCGTGTGATCGCCTCCAAACGCTTTGAAGCGCGCCAGCCGCTGAGTAATCCCATGGTGCCGGGGGTGGTTGCAGGGTTTGGACAGGCCAGCGACACCCTGATGCCGCAAGTGGTGCAGTGGGTGATGCAGCAGGGGCAGGCGCAGCGTTAA
- a CDS encoding SDR family oxidoreductase produces the protein MSSSQPKVAIVTGASRGIGAVIAKQLASEGFAVVINYASSAGEATRLVAQLREDGHEAIAVQADVANAADVKRLFDEAEQQLGKVDVLINNAGVLNVLALAQHSDEMYEQTFNINTKGTFNTLREAATRLNGGGRIVNFSSSTVGMNLPGYAVYIASKAAVESLTQVFAKELRGRQITVNAVAPGPVATELFLHGKTDEQIQTFSKMPPLERLGQPQDIANIVSFLVSPAADWVNGQVLRANGGLV, from the coding sequence ATGAGTTCTTCACAACCCAAGGTCGCCATTGTCACCGGCGCATCTCGCGGCATCGGTGCCGTGATCGCCAAACAGCTGGCAAGCGAAGGTTTTGCCGTGGTCATCAACTACGCCAGCAGTGCGGGCGAGGCCACGCGGCTGGTCGCACAATTGCGTGAAGACGGGCATGAGGCGATTGCCGTGCAAGCGGATGTGGCCAATGCCGCTGACGTGAAGCGCCTGTTCGACGAAGCGGAGCAGCAACTGGGCAAGGTCGATGTGCTGATCAACAACGCAGGCGTGCTCAACGTGCTGGCGCTGGCCCAGCACAGCGATGAAATGTACGAGCAGACCTTCAACATCAACACCAAAGGTACGTTCAATACCCTGCGCGAAGCCGCCACCCGGCTAAACGGCGGCGGGCGCATCGTCAATTTTTCGAGCAGTACGGTGGGCATGAACCTGCCGGGTTACGCGGTGTATATCGCCAGCAAGGCGGCGGTTGAGTCGTTGACTCAGGTCTTTGCCAAAGAACTGCGCGGGCGGCAGATTACCGTCAACGCAGTGGCTCCGGGGCCGGTGGCGACGGAGTTGTTTTTACATGGCAAGACCGATGAGCAAATCCAGACGTTTTCCAAGATGCCGCCGCTGGAGCGTCTGGGCCAGCCTCAAGACATCGCCAATATCGTCTCGTTTCTGGTGAGCCCGGCAGCGGATTGGGTCAACGGACAGGTTTTGCGAGCCAATGGCGGGTTGGTGTAG
- a CDS encoding efflux RND transporter permease subunit → MNGKFNLSEWALKHQSFVWYLMFVAVVAGIFSYINLGRAEDPSFAIKTMVIQTRWPGATVDETRLQITDRIEKKLEELDSLDYVQSYTRPGESTVFVFLKDTTKADAIPNIWYEVRKKIGDIRGDFPQGIQGPGFDDEFGDVYGTIFAFTGDGFTMRQLRDYVEQVRTGIRDVPNRGKVMTIGEQDETFYLDFSTRKLAALGLDQQQILESLQAQNAVTPAGVIEAGPERMSVRTSGQFHSVEDLAVVNLRVNDRFYRLADIADITRGYVDPAAPMFHYNGKPAIGLAIAMIDGGNIQEFGKQLQERIDELTAQLPVGVGVHMVSDQAQVVEEAVSGFTSALFEAVVIVLAVSFISLGLRAGLVVAISIPLVLALVFVFMEFTGIAMQRVSLGALIIALGLLVDDAMITVEMMITRLELGETKEQAATFAYHSTAFPMLTGTLVTVAGFVPIGLNNSSAGEYTFTLFAVIAVAMLVSWVVAVLFAPVLGVHILSAKVKPKSEEPGRLARAFNTALLWCMRNRWWTIGATVLMFVLSVFGMGLVQNQFFPASDRPEILVDLNLPQNASIQETLKVTQRFEESLKGDPDIVRWSSYIGEGAIRFYLPLDQQLQNPFYAQLVIVSTGLDSRDALMERLNKRLREEFVGVGSFVHTLELGPPVGQPLQYRVSGKNIDLVRKYSIDLATVLDANPNVGETIFNWNEPGKVLRIDIAQDKARQFGLSSEDVAHVMNSIVSGAAISQVKDNIYLVNIVGRANSSERGTPETLLNLQISTPSGTSIPLLAFATVRYELEQPLIWSRDRIPTLTLKASVRGSMQPTDLVAQLKPDIDKFAESLPQGYTLQTGGTVEQSAKAQGPIAKVVPLMLFLMATFLMIQLQSVKKMFLVVSVAPLGLIGVVLALVPTGTPMGFVAILGILALVGIIVRNSVILVTQIDQYERDGYDPWHAVMQATQHRRRPILLTAAAASLGMIPIARDVFWGPMAYAMIGGILSATLLTLLFLPALYVASYKIKENKEPPPAHV, encoded by the coding sequence ATGAATGGGAAGTTCAACCTGTCCGAGTGGGCCCTGAAGCATCAGTCATTCGTCTGGTATTTGATGTTTGTAGCGGTGGTGGCCGGGATTTTCTCGTACATCAATCTGGGGCGCGCAGAGGACCCGTCCTTCGCCATCAAAACCATGGTCATCCAGACCAGATGGCCCGGCGCCACGGTCGATGAAACCCGGCTGCAAATCACCGACCGCATCGAGAAAAAGCTCGAAGAGCTGGATTCCCTCGACTACGTGCAAAGCTATACCCGCCCTGGCGAGTCCACGGTATTTGTGTTCCTCAAGGACACCACCAAGGCCGATGCCATCCCGAATATCTGGTATGAGGTGCGCAAGAAAATCGGCGACATTCGCGGCGATTTCCCCCAGGGCATTCAAGGCCCGGGGTTCGACGATGAGTTCGGTGATGTCTACGGCACCATCTTCGCCTTCACCGGCGACGGTTTCACCATGCGCCAACTGCGCGATTACGTGGAGCAGGTTCGCACCGGCATTCGCGATGTACCCAATCGCGGCAAAGTAATGACCATTGGCGAGCAGGACGAAACTTTCTACCTGGATTTTTCGACCCGCAAGCTGGCAGCGCTGGGCCTTGATCAGCAGCAAATCCTTGAAAGCCTGCAAGCGCAGAACGCCGTTACCCCCGCGGGGGTCATCGAAGCTGGCCCGGAACGCATGTCGGTGCGCACGTCGGGGCAGTTCCACAGTGTTGAAGACCTGGCCGTCGTGAACCTGCGGGTCAACGACCGTTTTTACCGCCTGGCCGACATCGCCGACATTACCCGGGGCTACGTCGACCCGGCTGCCCCCATGTTTCATTACAACGGCAAGCCAGCCATTGGTCTGGCGATCGCCATGATTGATGGCGGCAACATTCAGGAGTTCGGCAAACAACTGCAAGAACGCATTGATGAACTGACCGCCCAGTTGCCGGTGGGGGTGGGCGTACACATGGTGTCCGATCAGGCGCAGGTGGTTGAAGAAGCTGTGAGCGGCTTCACCAGCGCGCTGTTTGAAGCCGTAGTGATCGTGCTGGCGGTGAGTTTCATCAGCCTGGGCCTGCGAGCCGGTTTGGTGGTGGCGATCTCGATCCCGCTGGTGCTGGCGCTGGTGTTCGTGTTTATGGAGTTCACCGGCATTGCCATGCAACGGGTGTCGCTGGGTGCGCTGATCATCGCACTGGGCCTGCTGGTGGACGACGCGATGATCACGGTGGAGATGATGATCACGCGCCTGGAGCTGGGGGAAACCAAGGAGCAGGCCGCCACCTTTGCCTATCACTCCACGGCTTTCCCGATGCTGACCGGTACCCTGGTGACGGTGGCAGGTTTTGTCCCCATCGGGCTCAACAACAGTTCGGCAGGGGAATACACCTTCACCCTGTTCGCGGTGATTGCCGTGGCGATGCTGGTGTCGTGGGTGGTGGCGGTACTGTTCGCACCGGTGCTGGGTGTGCATATCCTGAGTGCCAAGGTTAAACCCAAGTCTGAAGAACCCGGGCGTCTGGCCCGGGCTTTCAACACCGCCCTGCTGTGGTGCATGCGTAATCGCTGGTGGACCATCGGCGCCACGGTGCTGATGTTTGTGCTGTCGGTGTTCGGCATGGGGCTGGTGCAGAACCAGTTTTTCCCGGCATCCGACCGCCCCGAGATTCTGGTGGACCTGAACCTGCCGCAAAACGCTTCAATTCAGGAAACCCTCAAAGTTACCCAGCGGTTTGAAGAGTCACTCAAGGGCGACCCGGATATCGTGCGCTGGAGCTCGTACATCGGCGAAGGCGCGATCCGCTTCTACCTGCCGCTGGACCAGCAACTGCAAAACCCCTTCTACGCCCAACTGGTCATCGTCAGTACCGGACTTGATAGCCGCGACGCCTTGATGGAGCGTCTCAACAAGCGTCTGCGCGAAGAGTTTGTGGGGGTCGGCAGCTTCGTCCATACCCTGGAACTGGGGCCTCCGGTGGGGCAACCGTTGCAGTACCGGGTCAGCGGCAAAAATATCGATCTGGTGCGCAAGTATTCGATCGACCTGGCCACAGTGCTCGACGCCAATCCCAACGTCGGCGAAACCATCTTCAACTGGAACGAACCCGGCAAGGTTCTGCGCATCGACATTGCCCAGGACAAGGCCCGCCAGTTCGGGCTGTCGTCCGAAGACGTGGCCCATGTGATGAACAGCATCGTCAGCGGGGCCGCCATCAGCCAGGTCAAGGACAACATCTACCTGGTCAACATCGTCGGGCGGGCCAACAGCAGTGAGCGCGGCACACCCGAAACCCTGCTCAACCTGCAGATCAGCACCCCGAGCGGCACCTCGATTCCGTTACTGGCCTTTGCCACAGTGCGCTACGAGCTGGAGCAACCGTTGATATGGAGCCGAGACCGGATCCCCACCCTGACCCTCAAGGCCTCGGTGCGTGGCTCAATGCAACCGACCGACCTGGTGGCGCAACTCAAGCCTGACATCGACAAATTCGCCGAAAGCCTGCCCCAGGGCTACACCTTGCAAACCGGCGGTACGGTGGAGCAAAGCGCCAAGGCCCAGGGCCCGATCGCCAAGGTAGTGCCGTTGATGCTGTTCTTGATGGCCACCTTCCTGATGATCCAGCTACAAAGCGTGAAGAAGATGTTCCTGGTGGTGAGTGTCGCGCCGCTGGGGCTGATCGGCGTGGTGCTGGCGCTGGTGCCCACCGGAACGCCGATGGGCTTTGTGGCGATTCTGGGGATTTTGGCGCTGGTGGGCATCATCGTGCGTAACTCGGTGATTCTGGTGACCCAGATCGACCAGTACGAGCGCGACGGATATGACCCGTGGCACGCCGTGATGCAAGCCACCCAGCACCGTCGCCGACCGATCCTGCTCACCGCTGCGGCGGCCAGCCTGGGCATGATCCCTATTGCCCGTGACGTGTTCTGGGGGCCAATGGCTTACGCCATGATTGGCGGCATTCTGTCGGCCACCTTGCTCACGCTGCTGTTCCTGCCTGCGCTGTATGTGGCCTCGTACAAGATCAAGGAGAACAAAGAGCCGCCACCTGCACACGTTTAG
- a CDS encoding efflux RND transporter periplasmic adaptor subunit yields MRRLWVMPLAAAMLVGCSEKQPPEPIRPALYVVARPELAQDLGRFAGNIEARYESTLGFRVPGRIVRRYYDVGTVVKQGDILANLDPTDQQNQLRSAQGDLAKVQAQLINAKANARRQQELFDRGVGAQAQLDTAQADLKTTQASMQQAQAAVNQAQDQLSYCNLRADHDAVITQWQAEAGQVVSIGQEVVTLARPEIKEAVIDLPGPLAEALPKGIEFRVAGQLDPNINTSAHIREIAPQADSATRTRRTRLTLDSTPAAFRLGSSVSVTVSSPTAEHFQLPLTAIQETDGPPRVWIIDTATQTVSPRDITVLRRTTKSVLLSGGIKAGDMVVSAGVHSLTPGQKVRLDKESSQ; encoded by the coding sequence ATGAGGCGTTTGTGGGTGATGCCGTTGGCCGCCGCCATGCTGGTGGGATGCTCTGAAAAACAGCCGCCAGAACCCATTCGACCGGCACTGTATGTGGTGGCACGACCAGAGCTTGCTCAAGATCTGGGACGCTTTGCCGGCAATATCGAAGCCCGCTACGAGAGCACCTTGGGCTTTCGTGTTCCGGGGCGCATCGTGCGCCGGTATTACGACGTGGGAACGGTGGTCAAACAGGGCGACATTCTGGCTAACCTCGACCCCACCGATCAGCAAAATCAGTTGCGTTCGGCACAGGGCGATCTGGCCAAGGTGCAAGCCCAACTGATCAACGCCAAAGCCAACGCCCGCCGCCAGCAAGAGCTGTTCGACCGTGGTGTGGGCGCCCAGGCTCAACTGGACACGGCACAAGCCGACCTCAAGACCACCCAGGCCTCGATGCAACAGGCACAGGCGGCGGTTAATCAGGCCCAGGATCAGCTCAGTTACTGCAACCTGCGCGCCGACCATGACGCCGTGATCACTCAATGGCAGGCCGAAGCCGGGCAAGTGGTGAGCATCGGCCAGGAAGTCGTCACCCTGGCACGACCTGAAATCAAAGAGGCGGTGATCGACCTGCCGGGACCGCTGGCCGAGGCCTTGCCCAAAGGCATCGAGTTCCGCGTCGCCGGTCAGCTCGACCCGAACATCAACACCAGCGCCCATATCCGCGAAATCGCTCCACAGGCCGACAGTGCAACCCGCACACGGCGTACCCGCCTGACACTGGACTCGACCCCGGCGGCGTTTCGACTTGGCAGTTCGGTCAGCGTGACCGTCAGCAGCCCGACCGCCGAGCACTTTCAGCTGCCACTGACAGCCATTCAAGAAACCGACGGCCCCCCCCGCGTATGGATCATCGACACAGCAACCCAAACCGTCAGCCCCCGTGACATCACGGTTCTGCGGCGCACTACAAAAAGCGTGTTGTTATCAGGCGGCATAAAAGCCGGCGACATGGTGGTCAGTGCAGGCGTGCACAGCCTCACTCCAGGGCAGAAAGTCAGACTCGATAAGGAAAGCTCGCAATGA
- a CDS encoding efflux RND transporter periplasmic adaptor subunit encodes MAGPRNTGILGLSLLVLLTACGKEGPKEPLSPRVYVQQVSTRAFAAPIQLSGDIQARVETQLSFRVGGKIIERTVDVGDHIQAHHVLARLDPKDLKIQVETARASVDAQQAQVVQTRAAFIRQQKLLPKGYTSQSEYDAANAAQLSAKSALDAAQAQLANAREQLSYSNLEAEAPGIITARQAEVGQVVQATMPIFTLARDGARDAVFNVYESLFIEPPKDPTVQVTLLSNPAIKVNGQIREITPTVAAQSGTLQIKVQLDALPKGMDLGSIVSVNLTPPPSPSIELPWSALTKDISEPAVWIADEQNNVRLQRVKVGRYLTGSVIVSEGLKDGEKVVVAGGQLLHPGMKVEIVPTPAQGVQL; translated from the coding sequence ATGGCTGGTCCACGAAACACAGGTATTTTGGGCTTGAGCCTTTTGGTGCTTCTGACCGCGTGCGGCAAAGAGGGTCCGAAGGAGCCTTTGTCCCCCAGGGTGTATGTGCAGCAGGTGAGCACTCGAGCGTTCGCTGCGCCCATTCAACTCAGCGGTGATATTCAGGCCCGGGTCGAAACCCAGCTGTCATTTCGCGTAGGTGGCAAGATTATCGAGCGCACGGTGGATGTGGGGGACCACATCCAGGCCCATCATGTGCTCGCCCGCCTCGACCCCAAGGACCTGAAGATTCAGGTCGAGACCGCCCGGGCCAGTGTCGATGCGCAACAGGCGCAAGTGGTGCAAACCCGTGCTGCGTTTATTCGCCAGCAAAAACTGCTGCCAAAAGGCTACACCAGCCAAAGCGAATACGACGCCGCCAACGCCGCCCAACTGAGTGCAAAAAGTGCCTTGGATGCCGCGCAGGCACAGCTGGCCAACGCGCGCGAACAACTGAGCTACAGCAACCTGGAAGCCGAAGCACCCGGCATCATCACCGCACGCCAGGCCGAGGTAGGCCAAGTGGTGCAGGCCACCATGCCGATTTTCACCCTGGCTCGCGATGGTGCAAGGGATGCGGTTTTCAACGTGTATGAATCGCTGTTTATCGAACCGCCCAAAGACCCCACGGTCCAGGTCACGCTATTGAGTAATCCGGCGATCAAGGTCAACGGCCAGATCCGCGAAATAACCCCCACCGTGGCGGCACAAAGCGGCACGCTGCAAATAAAGGTGCAACTGGATGCATTGCCCAAAGGCATGGACCTGGGCTCGATTGTCAGCGTCAACCTGACCCCGCCCCCCAGTCCCAGCATTGAGTTGCCGTGGTCGGCTTTGACCAAGGACATCAGCGAACCCGCGGTATGGATCGCCGACGAACAAAACAACGTGCGCCTGCAGCGGGTCAAGGTCGGGCGCTACCTGACCGGCAGCGTGATTGTCAGCGAAGGTCTCAAGGATGGAGAAAAAGTCGTGGTCGCAGGCGGGCAATTGTTACACCCCGGCATGAAGGTTGAAATCGTCCCCACTCCGGCCCAAGGAGTTCAACTATGA
- a CDS encoding AAA family ATPase, giving the protein MLTTLAVANYRSINQLVVPLARLNLITGPNGSGKSNLYRALRLLAETAQGGVVNALAREGGLSSTFWAGPEVISRRMKLGEVDVHASVRQETKRLRLGFAGEDFSYAIALGLPIPGRTQFNLDPQIKHESIWAGPFYRPASELVERKGPMVRARDGRNWQVLAQHTPLFDSLFDQVGSLQASPEVLQLRESIRGWRFYDHFRTDPQAPARQPQLGTRTPVLHHDGRDLAAALQTIIEVGNPEALHAAISDAFPGAGLKIECVPGGHFYIEFYQEGLLRPLSAAELSDGTLRYLLLVAALLTPRPPSMMVLNEPETSLHPDLLPALARLIISASQHTQVWVVSHARRLIAALQQDADCNCIVLEKNLGQTDVVGQRLLDQPAWHWPDK; this is encoded by the coding sequence ATGCTCACCACCCTGGCTGTGGCCAACTATCGCTCCATCAACCAGTTGGTAGTGCCCTTGGCCAGACTTAACCTGATCACGGGGCCCAATGGTAGCGGCAAATCGAATCTCTACCGTGCCCTGCGGTTATTGGCCGAAACCGCCCAGGGCGGCGTGGTGAATGCATTGGCCCGGGAAGGCGGGCTGAGCTCGACTTTCTGGGCGGGACCTGAGGTGATCTCCCGGCGCATGAAGTTGGGCGAAGTCGATGTACATGCCAGCGTGCGTCAAGAAACCAAGCGCCTGCGTCTTGGTTTTGCCGGGGAAGATTTCAGCTACGCCATCGCCCTGGGCTTGCCGATACCCGGACGGACGCAGTTCAACCTCGACCCGCAGATCAAGCACGAAAGCATCTGGGCGGGTCCTTTTTACCGACCGGCCAGTGAATTGGTCGAGCGTAAAGGCCCTATGGTTCGCGCGCGTGATGGCCGTAACTGGCAGGTGTTGGCACAGCACACGCCGCTGTTCGACAGTCTGTTCGATCAGGTTGGCAGCTTGCAGGCCTCCCCCGAAGTGTTGCAGTTGCGCGAGTCCATCCGTGGCTGGCGCTTTTACGATCACTTTCGCACCGACCCCCAAGCGCCTGCGCGCCAACCGCAACTGGGTACACGCACGCCGGTACTGCATCACGACGGCCGTGACTTGGCAGCTGCGTTGCAAACCATCATCGAGGTCGGCAACCCCGAAGCCTTGCATGCCGCGATCAGCGATGCATTCCCTGGCGCCGGGTTGAAAATCGAGTGCGTGCCCGGCGGGCATTTTTATATCGAGTTTTATCAAGAGGGGTTGTTGCGCCCGTTATCTGCCGCCGAGCTGTCGGACGGTACCTTGCGCTACCTGTTGCTGGTTGCAGCCCTGCTCACACCGCGCCCGCCCAGCATGATGGTGCTCAACGAGCCCGAGACCAGCCTGCATCCTGACCTGCTGCCCGCGCTGGCACGGTTGATCATCAGCGCCTCGCAACACACTCAGGTATGGGTCGTGTCCCATGCCCGGCGGCTGATTGCTGCGTTGCAGCAGGATGCGGACTGCAACTGCATCGTGCTGGAAAAAAACCTTGGACAGACTGATGTGGTTGGCCAGCGCTTGCTGGACCAGCCCGCCTGGCATTGGCCGGACAAATAA